From the genome of Natronospira bacteriovora:
TTCCGGTGTGGTGGCTTCCGGGATCGGGCGATAGCCCCACATGATGGCGAACTCGTCCCACAGGCCGATGCGCCGCTCCGGGGGCACATCATCACCGGGCTGGGCCACGTAGTTGTAACGGGTACGCCCGACCGATGACGCCGAATGACCCCACTCTTTCACGAAATCCGGGTCGCGCAGGCTTTCCACCGGATAGACAAAGTTCGCCCGCTGGTTGTGGGGCAGTCCCATGGCGTGGGCCATTTCGTGGGACACCACATAGCGCAGGGCCTCGCCCAGGTCCTCTTCCGTCAGTTCCGTGGTACGGAAGCGGGGATTGGCCGTGGCCACCTGGGCCACCAGCCACCAGCGCAGGCGTTCGTCCAGGCCGTGATACATGTTCATGTGGCCGCGAATCACCTCGCCGGAACGCGGGTCCACCACATCCCCCCCGGCATTGGCCGAGCGCACCGGCGTGGCCACGTAGCGAATCACGTTGTAGCGGGCATCCAGCAGGCTGAATTCCGGGTCTTCCTCCTCGGTGGGCGCAAGCCGCACATCCACCGCATTCTTGAAACCCGCCTTCTCGAAGGCCGACTCCCACTCCATGATGCCGGCCTTGAAGTAAGGCACCCACTTCTCCGGCGTGGCCGGGTCGATATACCAGACGATGGGCTTCTTCGGCACCACCAGCTCACCACGCTTGAAGGCCTCCATGTCCTTGGGCTCCAGGCGATAGCGGCGCAGGTATTCATAGGGCCGCACGCCCTGGAAGTCTCGCGAGTAATCGGTCTGCTGCTGGGTGATGTAGGTGACCCGCTCATCCGCCAGGCGCGGCATCATCGGTTCTTCCGGCAGCAGGATCATGGAATGGTTGATCTCGAAGGAGACCGTGCCGCCGCGACGATTGGAGGGTGGATTGTCCGCGTCGTAGCTGCGCACCGCGCGGATTTCGATGTTCTCCGGAAAGGCCCGGCTCCATTCCAGCCAGCTGCGCTCGCCATCAAAACCGCGAATGCCCAGGTCATCGCGCCGCTGGCGCGGGAAGGAAAAGGCCGGGTGATCGCCGAGATAGAGCTCGGTGACATCAATCACCGCACGGCCCTGGCGTTCAAGCTTAACGGGGAAGCTGGCAATCACCGGGGAAAAATTGGAATTGGCCACCGCCAGGGCAAGCGGGGTATCCGGATCAGCGGTATTGGCGTAACTCTGACTGCGCAGCACGATGCGATCCCCGCGCCGCTCCCAGTGCACCACCATGTTCTCGGTCATGCGGTCACCACCGCCACGGGCTGCCAGCCCCTCCTGGGCCTTGGCATAACGGCTCATCACCGCCATGTCACGCCCCAGCATCTCCTCGGGAATCTCAAAGAGAATTCGCTCATCCAGCTGATGCACCGTGAACAGGCCGGCGGCCGATTCGGCCTGGCGCAAATCCCGCTCGGACAGGCCCTTGGGTGAATCACCGGAAGGCCCACAGGCCATCAGGGAAAGACCAAGCACCACAATAAGAAGCGAACTAGAGGCGCGAAGGAAACAGGCTGGCAGTTTATGCATGGGTCACCACGGGGTCGGGGTTCCGGACAGAGAATCGCACCCCATCCTCCCGGAAGCAGCAAGTGACCGCAACCTGTCACGACCTGGGCTCTTACACAGAAAGGCCGTCAGCGCTCGGCCATTGCCTCCAGGCGCTCGCGGATCTCGCTCTGTGGCAGCCAGCGGCCGTTCACCATGACACCGGCCTGGGCGTCTTTCATGGCGCTGATGTCCTCCAGCGGATTGGCCTCGAGCAGAATCAGGTCGGCGCGACGGCCTTCGGCCACCGAGCCGGCCTCGTCCAACTCATCGAAATGACGGGCCACCTCCCAGGTGCCGGCGCGAATGACTTCGGCGGGGCTCATGCCCAGCTCCACCCACAGCGCCATTTCCCGATGATTGGCAAAACCCGGCACGCTGAACAACTGCGGGGAGTCTGTTCCCATGAGGAACGTTGCGCCACCCTCATGCAGGGCCTGGAAAATCTCGCACCGCAACTCCACCACGCGGCGGGCGCCGTCGGGATGGCCAATCGTCTCCCGCAGACTGGCCAGCCGCTCTTCCCAGGCCTCGACCGTCTCCGCCGGCATATAGCGAATCTCCGGCGTGGCCGCCTTGATCTCATCGACCGGCTTGCCGCCAAAGAAGACTTCCCATAGCACCAGAGTGGGCACCTGAGCCGTGTCGCTGGCCAGCGTGGCGTCGACGAGTTCGGCAATTCGATCCCTGTCGGCGTCATCCGCCACGGAAGCCACGCCCCAGAGCGCTGCGATATCCGCCCGTTTGTCTTCCGGCATCAGCGCTTCGACATAGTTATCCAGATGATCAATGGTCACCTGGCCGGCCTCCAGTACGGCCAGCAGGCCGACTTCATCCGGCACATGGCCCGCCAGTGGAAGCCCCTCGGCTTCACCGGCTTCCAGCAGAGCCTGATAGGTCTCTCGGTCCGGGCCTTCACCAATCTTGATCAGGTCGTATCCCGCCTCGCGAAACTCGCGAACTAGCTCCGGCACGTCCTCGGCCTGCGGCGTATTGCCCCAGCCCATGGCCGGGCTGCCCAGCACCAGGCGCGGCCCCAGAAGCTCACCGGCTTCAATGGCCTCACGCACGGCCAGCTGGCTGTCATGGCCCTGCATGCCGCGCACCAGGGTCACGCCATTGGCCAGATACAGAAACAGCAGATCCGCCACGGCCTGATCCGAGGGGCCACCCCGCGGCAGATGCCCGTGCATCTCCGCCATGCCCGGCATCAGGTAGCGCCCGGCGCCATCAACCACCTCGGCGCCGGCCGGAATCTCCACCGTCTCCGCCGGGCCGGCCTGCTCAATGCGGCCATCACGCACCACCACCGTACGTCCGCTGATCGCATCACCGTGCTGCATATCGATCACGGACACATTGCGAAAGGCGAACAGCGCCACCGCGTCGTCCACCGAATCAACAGCTTGCTCATGCTCACCTTCGGGCACTTCACAACCCAGTATCAGCAAGGCGACCAGCAGCAGTACACTGCTCATGCCAGGGCGGGACAATGAGGGAAATCGGAATTGGGGATTGAATCCTTGCATGACTCACCACCTGTTAGGAACGCAAGACAAACATTGCCAGCCCATACTCCCCGATCAATCTTTCACCCGCAACAGAAGGCGAGGCCGGCGCCCCACCCGTTGAGTGCAGGTTACCGGCCTCGCAGATGGTCTGATGATGAAGTGTGTTTCAGCGTTGCGTCAGCTGGTGAAGAATGCTTCGCACCTCGTCCATGGCGTCCGCCACGGCCCGCTCGATGCAAGTCGCCTTGGCCGGACGTCCGCGCGGGAACTGCTCCTGCAGGTCCTCGCAGATCTGCGAAGCTGCGCTCTGAATGCGCTGTTCCAGCTGCATGAAATGCATCGTCTGGCGAATATCCAGATCCGAGAAATCAACCGTGGCATCTTTCTCCACCGTGATTACCCGCCGCAACGGACTCTCCTCACGCACAATACGCGGCGCAACCACGACAATCCGCTCCAGCTCTCTGGCCTGTTCCCGCTGTTGCGCCACGGCACTGTCCATATTGAGTACCTGCGCCAGAAACAGCCCTGCAAAGACCGCCATTAAAGCGGCAATCATTCTGTTCATGACTCTACCTCCTGAATGACAAGCAACCCGCCGGCCCCAGACTCAATGTCGGGAGATTCCACGCTATACCTGTCGGGGAAGGCAGCCGTTGACGGCCGTCAACGATCAGGCCGCTGTGCAGATCGCTGGCCCTGTACGCTCATCATTCCCCAGAAGGCCGAGAGTCGATAGCGCTCGGTCTGGATGGACTGAAAACCGGCCGTGCCGAGAAATCCCCGCATCTCCTGCTGATTCCAGGTACGAAAATGGGCGGGATCCCGCCAATGGAGCCAGCGATCGAACAGGCGCATGGTGAGAAAGTCCCGGCACCAGTCGGTAAGCAGCAAGCGACCACCGGGCCGAAGCACCCGCGCCATTTCATTCACCGCGGCCTGTGGCTGTCGGAAATAGTGAAAGGCACTGCTGGAGACCACCACATCAAACGCCCCATCCGGGAAGGGCAGCTGCTCGGCCGGGGCCTGCGCCAGGGTGACGGCATCACCCAGTCGTTCCCGCGCTCTTGCCAGCATGCCCGGAGACGGATCAATCCCGGTGAGGCTTACGCCCGGTACTGCTACCTTAAGCCGATCCAGCAACAGGCCCGTGCCACAGCCAACATCCAACAAGGCCTCCCCCGAAAACACGGCCAATCGGCCGACGGTCGCGTCGAGGCTGCTCACGAGATAGTGGCCCCAGCGCTGGTCATACACCGGCGCCAGTCGGTCATATTCCCGAGTGGAAGGCAAATGCTCAGTCATGGCCCGATTCTCGTCGCCCGCCCTGTGGATGTCCAGTTATACAAAGGAGCAAAAGCTGAGCGTCCATGGAAGGTTCTGCTAGAGTGAAACCGCCGTTACCATGGGATTCAGCAGCATGCCGCAGATCGAACATGAAGCGAGTGTCAGTGCGCCGCCGGCCGAGGTGTTTTCCCTCATCAGCCGGGTCGAGCCCTTCGTTGATCTCTGTGAGGCAGTCCAGGATATCGAAGCCCTTGGGGATGACCGCT
Proteins encoded in this window:
- a CDS encoding class I SAM-dependent methyltransferase — translated: MTEHLPSTREYDRLAPVYDQRWGHYLVSSLDATVGRLAVFSGEALLDVGCGTGLLLDRLKVAVPGVSLTGIDPSPGMLARARERLGDAVTLAQAPAEQLPFPDGAFDVVVSSSAFHYFRQPQAAVNEMARVLRPGGRLLLTDWCRDFLTMRLFDRWLHWRDPAHFRTWNQQEMRGFLGTAGFQSIQTERYRLSAFWGMMSVQGQRSAQRPDR
- a CDS encoding UrcA family protein — its product is MNRMIAALMAVFAGLFLAQVLNMDSAVAQQREQARELERIVVVAPRIVREESPLRRVITVEKDATVDFSDLDIRQTMHFMQLEQRIQSAASQICEDLQEQFPRGRPAKATCIERAVADAMDEVRSILHQLTQR
- a CDS encoding zinc-dependent metalloprotease, with product MHKLPACFLRASSSLLIVVLGLSLMACGPSGDSPKGLSERDLRQAESAAGLFTVHQLDERILFEIPEEMLGRDMAVMSRYAKAQEGLAARGGGDRMTENMVVHWERRGDRIVLRSQSYANTADPDTPLALAVANSNFSPVIASFPVKLERQGRAVIDVTELYLGDHPAFSFPRQRRDDLGIRGFDGERSWLEWSRAFPENIEIRAVRSYDADNPPSNRRGGTVSFEINHSMILLPEEPMMPRLADERVTYITQQQTDYSRDFQGVRPYEYLRRYRLEPKDMEAFKRGELVVPKKPIVWYIDPATPEKWVPYFKAGIMEWESAFEKAGFKNAVDVRLAPTEEEDPEFSLLDARYNVIRYVATPVRSANAGGDVVDPRSGEVIRGHMNMYHGLDERLRWWLVAQVATANPRFRTTELTEEDLGEALRYVVSHEMAHAMGLPHNQRANFVYPVESLRDPDFVKEWGHSASSVGRTRYNYVAQPGDDVPPERRIGLWDEFAIMWGYRPIPEATTPEEELETLNEWIVERADKPWFRSALAQFGMDVEWDPYRMTEGISDDPVKAAEYGMRNLREATRNLREWLLQAGDDYYELETHYLQNLTQWNRYAEHAAAAVGGSWTHHKRVGEDGPVYTPIEADYQRKAMAFIDEHVLSTPDWALDMETLRRLEHAGAVERIRAYQELAVQRLLNHARLARMIEHEAFLGDDTYRPADMLDDTRAMVWQELGEGQAINTWRRNMQRAYLEQAGYLLQQAESEYWQPPASGNLRVGSNDDPPLNADLHISQSDIRPLIRDQLTLLNEEIEAALATGVADRMTRIHLQDARKRIASALR
- a CDS encoding amidohydrolase family protein, whose product is MQGFNPQFRFPSLSRPGMSSVLLLVALLILGCEVPEGEHEQAVDSVDDAVALFAFRNVSVIDMQHGDAISGRTVVVRDGRIEQAGPAETVEIPAGAEVVDGAGRYLMPGMAEMHGHLPRGGPSDQAVADLLFLYLANGVTLVRGMQGHDSQLAVREAIEAGELLGPRLVLGSPAMGWGNTPQAEDVPELVREFREAGYDLIKIGEGPDRETYQALLEAGEAEGLPLAGHVPDEVGLLAVLEAGQVTIDHLDNYVEALMPEDKRADIAALWGVASVADDADRDRIAELVDATLASDTAQVPTLVLWEVFFGGKPVDEIKAATPEIRYMPAETVEAWEERLASLRETIGHPDGARRVVELRCEIFQALHEGGATFLMGTDSPQLFSVPGFANHREMALWVELGMSPAEVIRAGTWEVARHFDELDEAGSVAEGRRADLILLEANPLEDISAMKDAQAGVMVNGRWLPQSEIRERLEAMAER